A segment of the Zingiber officinale cultivar Zhangliang chromosome 8B, Zo_v1.1, whole genome shotgun sequence genome:
TTAACCAGTGTCCAATTCTTACTATCAACTCGCTGTGGCCTGTGGACCTTCGCGGTCTTTACCGTCTCATATAAAATTATACAACACCGAATCATTACTTCACTATAAATTCATGTACTTTTTACACCGTCGAAAGTTCGTTTCCCCGCCGTCCAATCCAAAGTTTTTCCGTCAAATTAAATGACAACACATGTCTGATGTGATGTCACTCTCTTAAATTTCGCTACGCCTTAACCGGTGCCGTGGGGGCGAGTGTGCTTCGTTCCTGCGAAACAGGCAACTCAATCAAGAGGGACGGTTCGTCGCCGGCTGTCGAACGGAATAGCCTATGCTTCTGTCCTTCCACGTGTCCCGAGAAACCGGAGTGTCCGTTGGAGCAAGCCGCGATGGGTAACCGTCCAAGCGATACTGGGTTTTCTATTTGTGGTAGACGTAACGGTGTCGCCATCTCCCGTTATCCACCAGAGGACGTCGGGACGAGTTCTGCCTTTTCCGTAACTTCGAAGTCATCGGTCCACCTCCGACGCGTGGGCGATACGCTCACATATAGCTCTCCACATAAGCGCTGCGCTTCTCCTTCCTCAGTTCGCGAGCGAGCGAGCGAGCGAGCGAGTTTGAGGTTCTGAGATCGGATTAGGGACTAGGAATTCGAGCGTCCCCGATGGCAGAAGCAGCCGCGCCGGAAACGAGCTTGgccgagaagaggaggaagaaggatacGGGAGGAGGTGGTCTCCTTCTCGGGCGGTTTGATGTAGGCAGGCTCCTCGGTGCTGGTTCCTTCGCCAAGGTCTACGTCGCTCGCGACGTGCGCACCGATGAGCTCGTGGCCATCAAGGCGCTTGACAAGGAGAAGATCGTCAAGGGTGGGTTCGCCGCGCACATCAAGCGCGAGATCGCCATCCTCCGCCGTGTACGTCATCCCTACATCGTGCAGCTCTTCGAGGTCATGGCGACCAAGACCAAGATCTATTTAGTCATGGAGTACGTCCGCGGCGGCGAGCTATTCGGCCGTGTCGCGAAGGGGCGCCTCCTCGAGGACACCGCCCGCCGCTATTTTCAGCAGCTGATCTCCGCGGTGTCCTTCTGCCATGCCAGAGGCGTCTTCCACCGGGACCTCAAGCCAGAGAACCTCCTCATCGACGAAAATGGCGACCTCAAAGTGTCTGACTTCGGCCTCTCGGCCGTGGCTGGGCAGATGCACGTCGACGGGCTCTTGCATACCTTCTGCGGCACGCCAGCGTACGTCGCTCCGGAGATTCTCGCCCGCAGGGGCTACGATGGCGCTAAGGTTGACGTCTGGTCCTGTGGCGTCATCCTCTTCGTGCTCATGGCTGGTTACCTCCCCTTCCACGACAGCAGCATTATGGCCATGTACCGGAAGATCTACAAAGGATCCTTCCGGTGCCCACGCTGGTTATCGCAAGACCTCAACCATCTCCTCCATCGCCTCCTTGATGTGAATCCCCAATCCCGAGCCACCATTCCGGAGATCATGGAGAATTCCTGGTTCAGAAAAGGGTTTCGGCACATCCGATTTTATATCGAAGACAACCAATTGCATAGCTTTAACGAttcagattcagaagatgaacaaTTGAAGAGT
Coding sequences within it:
- the LOC122016519 gene encoding CBL-interacting protein kinase 19-like produces the protein MAEAAAPETSLAEKRRKKDTGGGGLLLGRFDVGRLLGAGSFAKVYVARDVRTDELVAIKALDKEKIVKGGFAAHIKREIAILRRVRHPYIVQLFEVMATKTKIYLVMEYVRGGELFGRVAKGRLLEDTARRYFQQLISAVSFCHARGVFHRDLKPENLLIDENGDLKVSDFGLSAVAGQMHVDGLLHTFCGTPAYVAPEILARRGYDGAKVDVWSCGVILFVLMAGYLPFHDSSIMAMYRKIYKGSFRCPRWLSQDLNHLLHRLLDVNPQSRATIPEIMENSWFRKGFRHIRFYIEDNQLHSFNDSDSEDEQLKSNEPKPDETDESGSESDSSVASCPASFYGDSYQHHPSSRPPSLTAFDIISFSSGFDLSGLFEEKAEMTRFLSKEPVPAIVSKLEDIAKVVSLKVRKKGSQINLEGTRESEKGPLTIGVDVYELTPSIVVVEVKQKAGDGEEYEEFCNKVLKPGLQDIVYEPSHIARNTE